The Chlorocebus sabaeus isolate Y175 chromosome 22, mChlSab1.0.hap1, whole genome shotgun sequence genome segment TTGTTAACCAGTCCCATTAATAATGGATACCCTTATCTTATTCCTGACTTTAGTAGAAATACCTCTAGCATTTCTCCATCAAAAAGAGATGCTAGTTAGGGGCTAATTTTACATGTGTGTGTACAATtgtgtgaaaaaataatttacagattCTTCTtttactgaattaaaaaaaaatcagtcaggctgggcactgtggctcattcctgtaatcccagcactttgggaggccaaggtggatggatcacgtgaggtcaggagtttcttTGAggtcattcctgtaatcccagcactttgggaggccaaagtggatggatcacttgaggtcaggagtttgagaccagcctgaccaatatagtgaaaccccggctctactaaatacaaaaaattagccaggcgtggtggtacatgcctgtaatcccagctacttgggaggccgaggcaggagaattgcttgaactcgggagatggaggttgcagtgagccgagacggtgccattgcactccagcctgggcaacaagaaactctgtctcaaaaaaaaaaaaaaaaaaaaagatcgtgGGGATTGATTTTGTCAGACTGCTTATCAGAATCAAAGGAAATGATTATAGGCTTTGAAAAATATAGAccttatatttattaattaatgaaTTTTGCAGCATTGAATCATTCTTGCTACCCTGGAATAAATCCTATCtgataattatgtattttacttaatatattatTGGACTCTGtgtaacaaaattttatttagaacttTTCCCTCAATATTTGGAAGTGAGATTCAAATCTGGCATTCTTTGTGTGCAATCTTAATCACTTTTATATAAAGtttgaattcatatcacaaaaCTAATTAAGAAATCTTTGTGTTCTATGTCTGTATATTTTAAGTAACATTGAAATTATCTGCTCTTCAGAAGTTTGTTATAGTCTCTGTGAAATCTTTTAGGTATGGCATTCATTTGTTGTGGGCAGGAGGAGCTCTTGATGCTTGAGGGAGTCTTGGAATGATATGTTCATGTGTACTTCTATCCCAGTTCTAGTTGTCTTGGATGACTGAGGGCTCTAggtaggagaaagaaggaaggaagtgttCAGGGGTAGAGGCCACCTTTCCCAAGGCAAATGGGGCTGGGGTGGATTGATAGCATAAAGGATTGAGAGTGACAATGATTCTTTGCTTGACCAATCTTTGTCAGGCTCCTGAACATTTTCCTAGGCCCATCCACAcacttccttgtaaaatccaTTTTTAGCCAAGAACAAGGATAAGTCAGTTTCTCAAGAATCCCTGTCCCCCTATATCTGATCACCCTTGATATCTTATCAGGTTTCTCATCCTCCACCATTTCTCAGGTTATGTCTGATCTACCCTGGCCTGTCTTTAGCAAGAATCCTATTAGGTCAGTTTAGTCAGAATCTTCTTACCCGTGATGTTTCCTCTTAGCacttttccatccactgacctcCACCGTGCTTCTTGGTGATAAATTCCCATTGCCCATGCTGTACTCAGAATTGAGCCCAGTCTCTACCCCACTGCAAAATCCCATTGCCTTGGTCTCTATACCTACTGTGATGGTACTGAATAAAGGCTGCCTTACCTTTAACAAGCATCATTGCTTAACAAGTGTCAAGAACGCTTAACAAGTATCATGGCTTTAACAAGTTTTCTAATTATACAATAGTTTAATTCCATCTAggatggaggaggagaaagagggaagcaATGTGGGTGGGTAGGAGGGCTGTGAAGAGAGGCAGTAGGAGAGGCCTAAGCTGAGAGGATCAGCTGCCTcttttcaaagatttttcttcTGACTCTGCATTCCAACCTATCCTAGGGGTCTCTGTCCTATTTTCACAgctgggaagaagaaagaaatttcctATAGTCGGTTGAACTTCTTGGCAGCCTTGGAGTATGGAGGAGATAGATCCTCAGTCACCCCACGGGAGGGACCTTTGACAGAAGTCAGCGGTCCCACCCCAAGTTCTCCTCATTTGTATTTTCCAGTGTCAGCCAAGTCCCACGGCTTAATAAGCCTCAGATCATGGGCAGTCCTTTCGAGTGGAGTCTGATTTTCTGAGGCAGCTCTCTCCACAAGTGGCTTTGGAACTCCATTACTCAGACCACCCCACTGTGAGGAAGCTTGGCTAAGGCTGTGAGGCAGTTGGGGGTGATGGGACACAGGACGAGCCCTTCCTGGTGCCCCGGGCGGCCAGGTCCCCTTGTCTCCCCTGTGTCAGGACTTGGGTGCTTCCTCGCCCTTCTCTTCTTACATCTAAAGCAGGAGGCAGGGCCTTCTCGCCCCCCGCCATAATACAACCTGCCACCAGGAGGCGCTGCTCTACAGAGCGGAGAGTGGGGAGCTTGGAGGAGAGAGCACGACCCCCTGCTGCTGCAGGATGTTGCCCTTGTTCGAAGCAGAGACAGGAGGCCTCAGAGAGCTGTGACAGCCATGGAGCTCTCCTACCACATCTGAGCCAGAGGGAAGACTTTGGAGAAGCAGAAGCCCAAAGACACTGCTGGGAGATTGGTCTGTGCTCTGGGAGAACCCTAGGTTGTTTCCCGTGTACAAGTCACGGATCTTCTGGAAGGTACCACCGCTCCCAGCCCCGCttggctgagggctgagggccaCAGGTTTTCGGGACTGTGCCTGGGGTTGGAGGCTGTGGACTCAACTGCGTCTGGCCCGGGACTTTCACAGGGCTTAGGGCGGGCTGGGGGAAGGCCCAGCTGTGAACTATTATAAGGGGGTTTCACAGTCTAGGCCAGCACTTCTTCCCCTTTCACAGGCAAACATgacatttccttttcagcacCTGTACTCACCCAGTTGCATCAAGGCGGACCACACTTGTCCAACTCACAGCCCCAAAAGTCAGAGGAGAATACAGCACAGTGGCTGATTTTAgcgtttttaaaatggaaatgtgagTCAGCACCTGATGGACCTCACAGATCCCTGCTATGCCGCGGGGGCTGCTGACTAGCCCTGAAGGCTCAGGGTGGCCCCAGGCGCTCTCAGAGCAGGCCTGCTTCTCACAGCTGAGCCGCTCAGTGCTGGGGGCTGGTGTTGAGCGGGTAGGAACCAGCCAGGTTCCCCGTGGAGTCTCTGCAGGAGGCTCTGGAGGGTCGGGGGTAGATTTCCAGGAAAGAGACTTCTGTCATTTGCTTTCCTCCAAGGCAGCCTCAGAGTCTAGCTGGCAAGTGGTCGCTTTCCTGCAGAAACATCCTGTCCTCCTGTTCTATCCGATAAGGAGGGCAGAATGAAGAGGTTGGGTGGAACCCTGGCCTTGGAGTCTGGAGACAAGGATTTTACTCTTGGCAAAGCACATTATATAGATAGGGATATTGTCCTCCGATTTTCCTTTCACTTCCTTAATTAATATGGTTATCAATACTATTATTGATGTATTGAACCCCTGCCATGTTCTAGGCACTGTGCTGAACACTTCACCAAACACTAGttcattaaatcctcacaacCCTATGAAAGAGGTACTCTTATTCCTAtatgcagatggggaaactgaggcttcaggAGGTTGAGAAAGTTTTCCAAGGTCACCAAACAGGATGATTTTGGACCCAGTCTGTTAATTATCCCCCTGGAGAGCACCATTGATCAAAATGGACCTGACCATGTTCCTCTTTGGACTGGTTACTTcgcaacaaacagaaaaattatttagcaATTGTTTAAAACCAATTCTAAGTTTCTTTGGATAGCTCATTTCATAAGACAGGTCTCACCTCTTTggctcccacccacccccactaTGGAAACACAGGTTGTAAATTTTTATAACCCAAATACTAGTGTACGCCACTTTCTGTGCTCTAGTCCCAGTAGCTGCTCTTGGCCCTGCCACTCCTGGCTCCCCGGCCTTAGTGAGTTTGGGAAGCATCCCTCCAGTTCAACCTCAGCACCTTCCCTTGTACACACATTAGGTATTATTGCTCCTTCAGTTGAAGACATGGTAGCTATTGAAAGGCAAGGCATCTCTTGATGTGAGCCTTGAAGGACAGGTTGAATTGGGTAGGCAGAGAGAAGCTGGTAAGGCATATATTGTCTAAGGGTCTGAAGGTGGGGTATAAGGGGTATACAAGTCATAGAGTTGGGAATAGGCAGAACCCAGAGAGGGGAGAAGACTGGCCTGAGATAGAAAACCTTGcaagggaggagggcaggagccTGGATGGTGTGAAATGCTAGAGATGCATGGCTGGAATGGAGGGGGCAGGGCACCAGGCTTCAGATGCTTCTGGGTGCAGATGCAGATTTTCAGGATGTACAACATGGAGCATCCCCAAGGTAACTGTGTTGAGAGCCTGCGAGGCAGGTGAACGTGGATCCTCTACCCCCTCTCCTGACTGAGTTCACCAGGGAACAAGCTTTGTAAACTCTTTGAGGGTAGGGGCTGTGATTATTTACTCTCATATCTTCAGAGCCTGGTGTTGAGGTTGGTGCTTTGTAGGCACTCAGGAACTTTCAAAtgaatgaagggagggagggaggaaagaaggatggGTCCCTGGTAGGATCTGATGATGGGATGGGAGCTCCAGGCAAATGTCAACCAATCCCTCTCCTGGGTCAGCCCCCAGGGGCTCACTCTTCTTTGCATTTCCAGCTCTCATGAGGTCAGTGTGCACAGGAAAGCTCACTCCTCTAATCTCCTCTGATCCTACTGCACCAGAGAAACTAAGCCAGAATTCAACGAAGTCTCAGTCTAGATAaacaagacaaaagaaataagATTTGAGGAGAAGATCTCCTTCAAGGGAAAGTTGCTGTGTTTGTCCAAGACCTTTGTCCCATCCATGTATCATCCCTCAAGTAAATGCTTCTTGTTCACTTGTTCATTAGATTTCAAGTGCAGTCCCTGGCCTATAAGTCCCTACAATTATAAGTTTCTCTTGTCATTGCACATTCTTCATCAGGAGAATGCCGGAGGAGCTCAGCCAACAGTTCCTCATCAGTAGCAGATTCTTCAGAACTTGGGCACTACACAGATGCCCTTGAGCTCTTTGAATACAGgttgatttttagaaaatacattaaGACAGAACTTAAAAACAATAGATTGACTAATTATAGTCCAAAGACGAGTGTACCTCTAACcacagttttcatttatttttaaatgtttccttcaTGGCCTTTCTTGTGGCTCCCCCTATGCAGTTTGTGTATTTGTTGAAAACTTTATGTGTTTTTAACATGGTTTTTGCCAAACTTGGTTTTTCTGAGACCGTCTTTTCTCATAGGCTTAGTTTTACCGTCCTATCTGTAGTCGGCTACTTTCGGTGGCAGAAGAGGCCACATCTGCTTCCTGTAGGCCCTCTGGGCAGAAGCATGCAGTGGTGTCTCTTCCTGATCTGGgcccaggggctgaggcaggctcCCCTCGCCTCAGGTAAGGCCTGAAACCCAGGAGAGCAGCGGGGAGGAAAAACAAGGCTAAGCTTGGTGTGGAGACTTGGGTGCTTGTGTAGGGAAAGACTCCAAGAGCATGCCACAGCTGCTTGAGAGAAAGAAATTGCAGCTTTTAGGGTCCTGTGTACTCTCATGTAAGAAAGGACAATCTCTGAGAATGAGGTGCGGTTCTGTTTTTGGTGGCAGATGAAGGACTTTGTAGACTCTCGGGGTTGGGGGAGCCTGAATGGCCAGTACAAGgagcaggagaagaaggagggCTGGGCAGGAGGCATTGCCAGTTTGCTTTCAGAAGCTCATTCCTGCTCCGGCTTCTTTTCTGTTGCCTTTGAGGAACTTTCCAGGAAAACGTTGTAAGTTCTCTGTGAattgaaaatgtctttttcacAGATTCCGGAGATTCTACCACTAGAGACCgatttttttgttaaattaattcTTCTATATTAAAAATCGGAGTCAACTATTTCTGAGGGAGgggaacacaaatatttaaaaaccgtGGTATAAATTAGTTTTTATGTTGCTTTCTGAACTATCTGAGGATGGAGATGTGCCCTGGGGTGCTGGGGAGAAGTTAATTGCTGAGAGGGTGGTTATGCCTGGGAGAAGCAGGGTTTCCTGCTAAGTTTCCTTTTCTATTGGATTTCTTGGCTTTCCTGAAGGTTTTTTCAGGCACTGCAAATGACAATCAGCCAAACAGCCAGGTTTTATTTCAAAGGATAATGCATCCAGCACAGAACTAGGCTGCAggaagaaacataaaaacaaaacaaaataaaacaaaaacagaagaggtGGTGTCGGCTGACTAGGGCTTATATTCTAAGTAGGTAGACAAAATAGGCCTATGAAAATAACAAGCTAGCCATGAAGCTACACGGCAGAATATGCTGAGGGGGCAATGGCTAAGTTATGTAGTCATAAGCCAGGCATTTAGTAAGGTGCTAATTGTACAATACAGGCAGTGAATGTGAAAGGAAAAGGGAGATTGAGATGGGCTGGGGTCTTctaggaggtggggagggagttcAGCTTTGACAAGCCTTCCTGTGGGTGGGGCGTAAAGTGGGGCAGAAGTCGGCTCTGGAAGCATAGGGCAGTGGGTGGGGAGGAGATGGACTGGGCTGGGCTGGAGTAGAGATGTGTGGAGAAGGATGAAAAGACTGGAAAGACAACCTGAGGGGGACTGGGAGCCTTCAATAACAGGCATGGAGAGGAGCGTCTGTTGAAATGCAAGAAACAGGAAGTAATTACAGCCTCTATTGGGGAGCAACAGGATGGACTGGAGAAATTATCATTCCAAAAACCAGTTGTGGCCTCAAAGCCCCTAGGAGTTTTTCTAGGAAGGTTGAAGGCCAGCTGCTGACCCAGGTCTCACATGTGCTTTGTCCTCTTCCTTAGGAATGATGACAGGCACAATAGAAACAACGGGGAACATTTCTGCAAAGAAAGGTGGCTCTGTTATCTTACAATGTCACCTCTCCTCCACCATGGCACAAGTGACCCAGGTCAACTGGGAGCAGCAGGACCAGCTTCTGGCCATTTGTAATGCTGACCTGGGGTGGCACATCTCCCCAGCCTTCAAGGATCGAGTGGACCCGGGTCCTGGCCTGGGCCTCACCCTCCAGTCGCTGACCATGAATGATACAGGGGAGTACTTCTGCACCTATCACACCTACCCTGATGGGACTTACACAGGGAGAATCTTCCTGGAGGTCCTAGAAAGCTCAGGTATTCCTGCTGGAGCAAGTTGGCGGATAAACCTCTCCCTCTAGCATAGAAAATGCAATCCCGAATCACTGCACAGCAGGGCTTCTCAATTCGGGATCACATTTGAATCACCTGAGGTGATTTTAAATCCTACTGATGCCGAGGCCCCACCCAGACCAATTCAATCAGAATCCCTAATAGCAGAGCTAAACAGGGGTAGGTTCTAAAAGcatttccaggtgattctaacagACAGCCAATACTGAGAACCACTGTTCCACTGTTCTTACATAAGAAGCACATCTTACCTCTATTTCCTAGGAAGACCAGTTGATGAGGTCATATGCAAAAGTTCTCATTTACTGGTTTAGTATCAATTGTGCAAATTAGAATTAACCCCTAAGTATATAAAGATTAGAGCTGGTTAAAAACAAAGCACAGCCTGTGCTAAGTTTAATTGTACAATAATTTACATTTGTGTGGTACTTCCAAGTTTCCAAAATGCCCTCATATTCATTATCCACCTGCATATTTAAACCAATTCCCAGAGGTTAGAAAAGGATTCTTATCTGAGAGACAGTATAGCACCATGGTTAAAAGCTCAGACTCTGACCCCAGACAGTCTGGGtgcaaatcctggctctgctgttGCCCTCAGACAGGATTTCTTAGCTTCTCTGtgtatcagttttctcatctgtgaaaggaGGATGAATATAAGACCTTATGCGATGCTAATGTCGGATTAAGTTCCCTACTACAAGAAAATgtccttagaacagtgcctggaacatggtaAGCGCTGTGTACGTGTCAGCTGTTAGTATGATTCCCATTTGACGCAGGTGGAAGCTGGGGCTTGGAGTTTTGCTTAAAGTGGTAAAGCTCATTTTGACACAGATGTTTTTGTTCTGCTAAACTGCATCCTCAGAACTCCTATTTACTGCTATCAGTTATGTTGGAGATTAAGTTATATGATTTGCAAAATATGTGTAAACTGAGAAGATAGAAGGTTACCTTAAAGTTTCCTTTCAAacgttacttctttttttttttctcccctagacggagtttcactcttgttgcccaggctggagtgcaatggcacaatctcagcttgctgcaacctctgcctcctgggttcaagtgattctctcctgcctcagcctcctgagtagctgggactacaggcatgtgccatcatgcccagctacttttgtgtttttagtagagatggagtttcttcacgttagtcgggctggtctcgaaatccccacctctggtgatctgcccgcctcggcctcccaaagtgttgcttCTTAACTGGTTTCACATAGGCCAAACAAAAACAGGTTAAGAGCGGAGGCTCTGGAATTGCACTGTCCAGGGTTGACTATTGCTGTTCACAAAATCTGGGTAAATTATGTACttttttcctcagttttcttgtcgATAAAATGTGGCAAATAATTTCATGAGTTGATACAAGTATGGTCTTATAACAGTGCTAGACAGGTAATAAGCTTGACTTAATAAGGGCTAGTTTTTATGCTATTTATTGGTTCATGGTTAGAGGAGGCCTGGGACAATAAGCAGGGCAGGGGACCTGGATTCTGGCAAAGTAACCAAGTGATGGCCTTGACCATTCTGGGCTCTTTACCCCAGTGTTATATGCCAGAGGACCCATCACCAGATGGCAGGACCAGGAACAGGGAGGAAGTTCAGGCAGAAGGCCCCTGTGGAGTGGTGGTCCCAGCAACTGAAGACCACATGGGAGCTATGTCTGGTTGCTAATCTCCAGGCCAGGTCATTCATGGATCCATGGTCCTGACATGCACGCTCCTCCCCAAGGCCACAGTGGCATGGCTATTTCCCAGCATGAACCTGGGGAAATGAACGTGCACATTTCTTCTCTGTGGCTTATGGAGCCCTGTGGAGAGATCAGAAGATGTTCTATTGGACCCCTGTGCAGCCTCCCCACAAAGCCTGTATGTTTCCACTCTTTTGCCATTGCAGACTCCAGGGAACACCATTGGTCACTTGGCTCTTCCCTCTCATTTCCCAAGGGGTCAGTTGCTTACATGGAGTGCTGACTCTCCTTAATTACTTGCATTAGCGCCAACCCTGGCTTCTTTTTGAACCTAATCTCAAACCTTAGTCCAAGTCCCTATCCTAATACTATCTGTAATATTTAAGCTATTCCTAACCTTTATGCTAAAATTGTACTTAACCCCAAACTTAGCCTGGTTAATAGGCAGAAGGTTTAAGTAACCCTTATACAAAAtccgcccctcccccaccctgcaTGTAGTGATGTCACACTTACTCAGGGCTGCTTCTCTTTCAAAGGCCTTGATGTCTTTGTTCTATGACCATAACTGTGAATGGAGACATTGGTGCTTTTATTTCAAACCAAAAATTCCGAATGAAATTGATATTCCTAATATCCCAAATTCCACTCTTGTCCTAATTGTATCTCGAACTTATCCTTAAACCTAACCAAACTCATTATCATAATCTTCCCTAAACCTCGACATGCTTTTAACTCCATCTATCTTCATCTATCCTCAAGGTGTAAGAGAACCCAGGCCTAACCCTGGCTCCGATCTGGCTCTGTTCCCTAACTGATCAtatatcctttcctggttttatGGATAGCCCTCTGCAGCCCCTCTTACCTGCTGCAGTGTGTTCTCTATGACCCCTTTGCTTTCCATCTGCCCTCTTTCCTCCAGTGCTAACTGTATGGCTGTGGCTAACCAGGAGCTGTCCCGGTCCACTGTGACTGAGTCCCTCAAGGCAGGAGGAACATGTTCTGGGGAATTTGAATTCTGCAGGCACCACCCTTCTCTTATTATGGCTTGGATTCCTAAGCCACCTTTTAGCAACCCAAACCCTTAGTTAGAGGGACCAGATGTCAGGCTTCTCTGCCGCACCCTACTCCTTTGAAGACTCCCCTGGATACCTGAGTGCTGCCTGAGCTCCTGGGGCAGCCTGGAAACCCACCTTCAGCACGGCGTGCAGGGGGCTGATGGTGTTCTTTTTCTCACGCTCTTCTGGGAGCAGATCTTATTCATCTCTTCAGAACTCCCCTCCTGCATCTTCTTGCTTCCACTTACATGTTATCTCTTAATGAAATTCACTAGTTCTTGATTTCACTTatgccacaaatatttactgagtgttcaCTATGTGTCAGATGCTGAGAAAACAGCAAAGGATAAGACTCCAGAGCCTCATGTCATCCAGGGTTTCAAGCCTAGCTGGAAATAAGTGTAGCTGTAAATAAGTGTTATAGGCTTAAGGGAAAAGGTTAcatgctttttttcatttttgtaatttaatgttaactttaattttgaattaaatatttttattgataggATTTCATATTCAAagttcaata includes the following:
- the TIGIT gene encoding T-cell immunoreceptor with Ig and ITIM domains isoform X2, which translates into the protein MAFLVAPPMQFVYLLKTLCVFNMVFAKLGFSETVFSHRLSFTVLSVVGYFRWQKRPHLLPVGPLGRSMQWCLFLIWAQGLRQAPLASGMMTGTIETTGNISAKKGGSVILQCHLSSTMAQVTQVNWEQQDQLLAICNADLGWHISPAFKDRVDPGPGLGLTLQSLTMNDTGEYFCTYHTYPDGTYTGRIFLEVLESSVAEHSARFQIPLLGAMAMMLVVICIAVIVVVVLARKKSLRIHSVESGLRRKSTGQEERIPSAPSPPGSCVQAEAAPAGLCGEQQGDDCAELHDYFNVLSYRSLGSCSFFTETG
- the TIGIT gene encoding T-cell immunoreceptor with Ig and ITIM domains isoform X1, which codes for MAFLVAPPMQFVYLLKTLCVFNMVFAKLGFSETVFSHRLSFTVLSVVGYFRWQKRPHLLPVGPLGRSMQWCLFLIWAQGLRQAPLASGMMTGTIETTGNISAKKGGSVILQCHLSSTMAQVTQVNWEQQDQLLAICNADLGWHISPAFKDRVDPGPGLGLTLQSLTMNDTGEYFCTYHTYPDGTYTGRIFLEVLESSVAEHSARFQIPLLGAMAMMLVVICIAVIVVVVLARKKKSLRIHSVESGLRRKSTGQEERIPSAPSPPGSCVQAEAAPAGLCGEQQGDDCAELHDYFNVLSYRSLGSCSFFTETG